The DNA sequence GGTGGAGGCAATTACCTCACCGCGCACAGAGCGCTGCATTTCAGTCACTTCTTCCGGACGCTCATCGATCAGCAACACCATGATGTAACACTCTGGGTTGTTGCGGATGATCGATTGGGCGGTGTGCTGCATAAGAATGGTTTTCCCGGCTTTGGGCGGAGCCACGATGAGACCGCGCTGGCCTTTGCCAATGGGTGAAACCAGATCGATAATTCGGGGAGTCAGGTCCTCGGTAGAGCCATTGCCGGCTTCCAGTACCAGCCGCTCATCGGGAAACAGCGGTGTGAGGTTTTCAAACAGAATTTTGTTACGGGCGTTTTCCGGCTTGTCAAAATTGATTTCGTCGAGCTTGAGCATGGCAAAGTAGCGCTCACCCTCTTTGGGTGGTCGGATTTTGCCGGAAATGCTGTCCCCGGTTCTCAGGTTGAACCGGCGGATCTGACTTGGGGATACATAGATATCATCCGGGCCCGCCAGGTAGGAACTGTCGGCGGATCTTAAAAAACCAAAGCCGTCTGGGAGTATTTCAAGAACGCCATCTCCGTAGATGTCCTCGCCACTTTTTGCATGCCGTTTGAGAATGCTGAAGATGACATCCTGCTTGCGTGAGCGGGCCAGATTATCCAGGCCGATTTCCTCGGCAAGTTTCAGTAGTTCATCGATAGGTTTAGTCTTGAGCTCGGTCAGATTCATAAATACAGACATAGTAATAATTGTTGTTAGGATTTGAGGCAGGCTGACAACCGGCCGAAAATTATCTTTGGTGTCCTGGAAGGGCTAAATGGGGTTTTTTGGTAAGGCCTCTCGCCTGGGAGTTCGGCGGGGACAGTCGCAGTATAGGGGGGCCTACTCTAAAGCGCAACAATCTGAGTGGCCGGGCCAAAGGCACGCCACTCAGTATGATGAGACGATTGATCAGAGACCGGCTTCAATGAATTCAACCAGTTGGGTTTTGGACAGAGCCCCGACCTTGGTGGCTTCAATATTGCTATCCTTGAACAGGATCAATGTCGGGATACCGCGAACATTGAATTTTGCCGGTGTCTCGGGGTTTGAGTCCACATCCACCTTGCAAATCTTGACCTTGCCAGCATATTCGTTTGCCAATTCATCCAGAATAGGTGCAATCATCTTGCAGGGGCCGCACCATGCAGCCCAGAAATCAACGAGTACCGGCAAGTCTGATCCAAGCACTTCGCTTGCGAAACTGGCATCGGTTACGTGAACGATGTTGTCGCTCATTGGGGATCTCCAGAATAATGTGAATTAAATCGTAAGGGGGTAGAATTGTTACAAATCATAACACCCGTCCCGGGCAGGTAACAAATCTTCCGGAAGGCGATCTGATGGTGCCGACTATAGTGCCGGTAGCCTTACTAAACCACAAGGAAAACCCGCATTGCAAAATTCCGTGGCAAATGGTCAGGGCAAGACACTGGCAGCGATTG is a window from the Porticoccus hydrocarbonoclasticus MCTG13d genome containing:
- the rho gene encoding transcription termination factor Rho gives rise to the protein MNLTELKTKPIDELLKLAEEIGLDNLARSRKQDVIFSILKRHAKSGEDIYGDGVLEILPDGFGFLRSADSSYLAGPDDIYVSPSQIRRFNLRTGDSISGKIRPPKEGERYFAMLKLDEINFDKPENARNKILFENLTPLFPDERLVLEAGNGSTEDLTPRIIDLVSPIGKGQRGLIVAPPKAGKTILMQHTAQSIIRNNPECYIMVLLIDERPEEVTEMQRSVRGEVIASTFDEPPSRHVQVAEMVIEKAKRLVEHKKDVVILLDSVTRLARAYNTVQPSSGKVLTGGVDAHALERPKRFFGAARNIEQGGSLTIIATALVETGSKMDEVIYEEFKGTGNMELHLDRKMAEKRIYPAINIRRSGTRREDLLMGEEELQRVWILRKLLHSMEDSDATEFLIDKLKDSKTNDEFFLSMKRK
- the trxA gene encoding thioredoxin TrxA — its product is MSDNIVHVTDASFASEVLGSDLPVLVDFWAAWCGPCKMIAPILDELANEYAGKVKICKVDVDSNPETPAKFNVRGIPTLILFKDSNIEATKVGALSKTQLVEFIEAGL